TCTGTAGGTAAGGCATAAGTTTCATCCATAGAATTTGTATGAAGTGATTGTGTGCCACCGAGAACCGCTGCAAGCGCCTGGAATGCGGTTCTGATTATGTTATTCTCGGGCTGCTGGGCAGTCAATGTGCATCCTGCAGTCTGGGTGTGGAATCGCATCAACCAGGATCGGGGGTCCTGGGCATTATATTTTTCACGCATCAACTTCGCCCATATCCTTCTTGCCGCACGATATTTTGCTATTTCTTCAAAGAAATCAAGGTGAGAATTGAAAAAGAAAGACAATCTCGGTGCAAATTTATCAACCGGGAGCCCTGCTTTTATACCATATTCTACATAGGTAAATCCATTAGCTAAAGTAAAAGCAAGTTCCTGGACTGCAGTAGCACCTGCTTCGCGAATATGATAACCAGAGATTGAAATTGTATTCCACTTTGGGACATTATCCGAACAATAAGCAAGGATATCCGTGATTATCCTCATTGATGGCTCAGGTGGATAGATCCATGTCTTCTGTGCCTGATATTCTTTTAACATATCATTCTGGATTGTGCCGGTGAGAAGGTCAGCAGGCACACCCTGTTTCTCACCTACTACAATATACATTGCAAGAAGCATTGCGGCTGGTGGATTTATCGTCATTGATGTTGAAATTTTATCAAGGGGGATACCGTCAAAAATTATCTCCATATCCCTTAAGGTATCAACTGCCACACCACACTTACCCACTTCACCATGGGAAAATGGGTCGTCCGAATCCCTGCCATACAGGGTAGGAAAATCAAAGGCGACAGATAGTCCAGTCTGACCATGCTTCAGGAGATACTTATATCTCTTATTGGTATCTTTTGGAGTCCCCATTCCCGAAAACTGACGCATTGTCCAGAGTCTGCCGCGATACATTGTGGTTTGGACACCGCGGGTAAAAGGAAATTCACCAGGATAACCAAGGTCGCGCTCGTAGTCAAAACCGTGAAGGTCATCAGGAGTGTATAATGCCTTCAGTGGAACCCCGGAAACTGTCGTAAATTTAAAATCCCGCTCCTTACAGGTCTTGTATTTTTCCTCCCATTGTTTTTTCTTTGAATTAGACATCACACCTCCCTTGATAAATAAAATGCCTAAATACCTAAACTCCTAAATACCTAAAAATAAA
This genomic window from candidate division WOR-3 bacterium contains:
- a CDS encoding methylmalonyl-CoA mutase family protein — protein: MSNSKKKQWEEKYKTCKERDFKFTTVSGVPLKALYTPDDLHGFDYERDLGYPGEFPFTRGVQTTMYRGRLWTMRQFSGMGTPKDTNKRYKYLLKHGQTGLSVAFDFPTLYGRDSDDPFSHGEVGKCGVAVDTLRDMEIIFDGIPLDKISTSMTINPPAAMLLAMYIVVGEKQGVPADLLTGTIQNDMLKEYQAQKTWIYPPEPSMRIITDILAYCSDNVPKWNTISISGYHIREAGATAVQELAFTLANGFTYVEYGIKAGLPVDKFAPRLSFFFNSHLDFFEEIAKYRAARRIWAKLMREKYNAQDPRSWLMRFHTQTAGCTLTAQQPENNIIRTAFQALAAVLGGTQSLHTNSMDETYALPTEKAVKIALRTQQLIAYETGVANVIDPLGGSYYVECLTNEMEKRVYEYFDKINALGGVLPAIEKGFFQKEISRSAYEYQQAIEKREKYHVGINIFEEEEKPDIEILKIPPEVEIEQIKSLKKVKKERNNAKVKEKLKDLRKAAENGENLMPRILECVRAYATLGEMCGTLKEVFGVYREPIIF